A stretch of the Solanum dulcamara chromosome 6, daSolDulc1.2, whole genome shotgun sequence genome encodes the following:
- the LOC129892426 gene encoding uncharacterized protein LOC129892426, with protein MKYKNLLQSLAKFMEKFTQLLASISLFSFLFSYFSSYFSSFFTYYYSLNFSFSTFPFQLLSHAMDKKYVFLLCNGIFLVLLANTSNEEEKEEEKVEEDGFLNEFLESELPLCIGAHASYLETSKEEVHVRQHEDEMSIQLGKFHEVPLNVENSIMTIVEYKQDEATSESHEVLDKEKENGSIGDEKCSTTYEIVEADDCEENDFFSEEEEVEESDEPLNKLSTEDLNKKFEEFIKKMKEEIRIEARQQLVLVK; from the coding sequence ATGAAGTACAAAAACTTATTACAAAGCTTGGCCAAATTTATGGAGAAATTCACTCAACTACTTGcttcaatttctttattttcattctTATTTTCGTACTTCTCATCTTACTTCTCATCCTTCTTTACCTATTATTATTCATTaaacttctcattttctacATTTCCTTTCCAACTTCTAAGCCATGCTATGgacaaaaaatatgtatttctACTATGCAATGGTATATTCTTGGTGCTCCTCGCTAATACTTCTaacgaggaagagaaagaagaagaaaaagtagaagaagACGGATTCTTGAATGAATTTCTAGAATCCGAATTACCACTTTGCATTGGGGCTCATGCCTCGTATTTAGAAACATCAAAAGAAGAAGTACATGTACGACAACATGAAGATGAGATGAGCATACAACTTGGTAAGTTTCATGAAGTACCATTGAACGTTGAAAACTCAATTATGACAATCGTGGAATATAAGCAAGATGAGGCAACGTCAGAAAGTCATGAAGTCTTggacaaagaaaaggaaaatggtAGTATTGGAGATGAAAAATGTTCTACAACCTACGAGATTGTAGAGGCAGATGATTGCgaagaaaatgacttttttagtgaagaagaagaagtggaAGAAAGTGATGAGCCATTGAATAAGTTGAGTACTGAGGACTTGAacaagaaatttgaagaattcataaaaaaaatgaaggaaGAAATTAGAATTGAAGCTCGCCAACAATTAGTCCTCGTAAAGTAA